The following coding sequences are from one Pseudopipra pipra isolate bDixPip1 chromosome 16, bDixPip1.hap1, whole genome shotgun sequence window:
- the TNRC18 gene encoding trinucleotide repeat-containing gene 18 protein isoform X6, whose translation MMDGRDFGPPRSVHGPPPLLSGLAMESHRLGATGRLAPAAGPMAAGLPAALQPGKFLASGISLHSHPGFSHLPNGLYPSYIPLSHLEPPSAGSPLLAQLGQHSLFESQKDGFYLSGHAGQSALHPQPPLSRTVGSHTSNTLLREKDLGQLHKSSKEGLKDPGGKERACRSDLSLPFAKKESKPKEEPRPRSVVDLTQDTKPDSDRKVSVVEKAVKVGERLSPFLAEHMPNRGTGSGEPKSKNPLQSSSLSNCNGGGDPVLKVLGAEQDRCAKDPTRHDENMRPSAHAHAERLKRGEPLLPSVGALHVSCSCPSPHPSQTGKMTPATTFPPQPVHSSMYTIFPPAKELGREHKVIAPTFVPSVEAYDERSGPIQIASQARDNKVKDKDLGKVGVLQSPTERCLADASRTLLSQDFSCHSDAKRMEVLREKGSVIRTNSMALKRQVTSEPFLNRPGLGSPESREFLASKDLLKPSPEAEHRPCERERFQRSSSKEAAKVYGTLDSSRQHLDHGQLKPPEQKWKPFEMGNFATTQMAVLAAQHNHVTRVEEEAKKVYLDPSGLPRTSVVGSRGAADVLHPTSHGEGSAMQSLIKYSGSFAKETASRQSCGKKSPFGGLGNVKLDSAQLGASKVQQLLLQQPAKQLKRDPERPESAKSFGRESIGSQGEVEVRHLPVGIAVAVARQKDNSSSSSSKLGPSLADRDRSLSLSSIKGHGRSEDDCGDERSRHRDSHLLAGRLERDQEKLLRESKELADFARIHPSSCATNGLNSNLMVTGGPALAGSGRWSADPASHLAAHPWLPRTGSPSMWLAGHPYGLGHPSLHQGMTPGFPPAMGGALPSAYQFARDPQSGQLVVIPSEHLPHFELMDRAPPLWPAMYPPTRSSLQHAHQLQLLSHQQLLRQHELYILQQQAAHAMELQRSAQLVERLKANEQRVDMEEKVTKRSLDSAKSGLSSSAPGLVHRKPPVLSPSASTSYSKAVSPPPLSPRASPVSVLKAEVIQKMEEPPSQPAYSYPATPSSHPSSPPPASPPPAPAIPPKEEAPETVDKKDLELEKEAAGPYQALFPEIPPGYPFQSLPPSFGRHYPYLIQPAPASDADGLAPDVPLPAEGSEHMELSSEVKPIHLSPSKILEPIQAAAEEESLEERVKSEVQMEESQEGICEQDMGTLNITTSAAVPVQNVENCNLLLHQGETLGAMEQDQEDLQSCSPPYQVVTCPAEAEAEAETGSGAETCSMHMDYDGLLVHAENEPPEMDLTTQREEASVAMDLQSTDVPRGREFPSLPPEEGEQGPEIPSYTEEAISCQIPDLDIKPGDPLAGMNALVAATEMPQACSLLTTTAVTPSQMKVEVLTDQTLEHSFLQGITLLSEIAEMELEKRKQEMQSPESFPVRPTLESLLAASTHMLMEVLSTPFMESLKTIRLPRELNPNKKYSWMQKKDEPMYSIKSAIENMDAMELDYRMRLAELQRRYKEKQRELVKLQRRRDSEEKHDEKSRSLARRGPGRPRKRKLGSSALSPIKERGKSDSKSGKLSKSLLLSEDSETGEGMKKRHKGALPEEDEDVESSSGKMKGRNQSWEEHDAAPSFSNELKIKKKKVPSDQEQLASKLDKALSLTKQDKLKSPFKFADSSVGKTKTSGGGSRYLPPHEALPSKEEKKSLAKNLGLSLKTTKEGKNKVAAKMKKMEVGLKVKNQLKVSHSPAISEVSSYSYNTDSEEEGSLRDEWPAQPPSAPKPRPPGLYSTTARKGGRAGGGPKAAPRSAATGRPLKPKAAAGRKQPFCLLLREAEAGSSFSDSSEDSFDQDSSSEEEEDDDEEEEEEAEDYGTDGTDRLSSPALDESGLGLLARFAASAMPSPIVPPPLSIIQLEAKQKAKKKEERQSLMGTEFEYTDSESEIKIRKKSPSGLLRGKKGPLDSSSIPPSQAPSNLDSGSGSADKAKLGSEKGRKLKKFKSPKDLSFEFGLEASDDDLWNRRRSERIFLHDATTSSAMLTSAAPASSTPVSKPGRCGKGAPMSPKKEGSKGKERKELNKQRKKGKETPCCSSSSSMSPPGIPSSPSDVRVSLANALGSTKKSKAKVKAKEVKKENRGKGGAVSKLMESMAAEEDFEPNQDSSFSEDENIPLSMLVERPPTPAPRSCIIDKDELKDGLRVLIPMDDKLLYAGHVKTVHSPDIYRVVVEGERGNRPHIYCLEQLLQEAIIDVKPPSVRFLPEGTRIAAYWSQQYRCLYPGTVVRGTLDLEEDGDLITVEFDDGDTGRIPLSHIRLLPPDYKIQCAEPSPALLVPSTKRRSRKSSKDTGEGKEGAALGSEEPVSKGKGRGRKPSVKAKAEEAALPEEKDQGESSPVTSSVPEKPTCLGKPSMKGSRKSQPLPTGGSPAPTEEKRSKASKMKISTKLHSPSQPTYQPAVFGSILGTEPYSDLPGTLAAFGSSEASGSKAKAKKGRPTEETQEFGTVVKAQRKHDSEILIKLDHEGVMSPKTKKMKEAMRMLEDSNLASRRDGKSLLGLGYSAAVSVEGKQKSSRTKVAEGDPSPASFGGKFDGSVESLTASKDQEEKAAAPAAVEESESNSSDSSSESEGEEEADKNRGEAQDSSSASSRASTPLSSSNSSSSSSSSSSSSSSSSSSSSSTSSTSSSSSSSSSSSSTTDEDSSCSSDDEVAEAQPSSSVQQTLPPKQTKQAGKSRASSHPQSQKQPAQQPVPQPAPPQSGNKSRPKKREGIHLPTTKELAKRQRLPSVENRPKIAAFLPARQLWKWFGKPTQRRGMKGKARKLFYKAIVRGKEIIRIGDCAVFLSAGRPNLPYIGRIQSMWESWGNNMVVRVKWFYHPEETNPGKKLNEGKRWDQKSGRSLSTALQASNQRKDFMERALYQSSHVDENDVQTISHKCLVVGLDQYEQMLKTKKYQDSEDLYYLAGTYEPTTGMIFNTDGVPVIC comes from the exons GCTTTTCCCATCTGCCTAACGGTCTCTACCCATCGTACATTCCCCTGAGCCACCTCGAACCTCCCAGTGCCGGCAGTCCGCTCCTggcccagctgggacagcacaGCCTCTTTGAATCACAGAAAG ATGGGTTCTACCTGTCCGGCCACGCAGGCCAGTCTGCTTTGCACCCTCAGCCTCCCCTCTCAAGGACCGTGGGCAGCCACACGTCGAACACTTTGCTCCGGGAAAAGGACCTTGGGCAGCTGCACAAGAGCTCGAAGGAAGGCCTGAAAGACCCTGGTGGGAAGGAGCGGGCATGCCGGAGCgatctgtccctgccctttgcCAAGAAGGAGAGCAAGCCGAAGGAggagccccggccccgcagTGTGGTTGACCTCACACAGGACACCAAGCCCGACAGCGACCGGAAAGTGAGTGTGGTGGAGAAGGCGGTGAAGGTCGGCGAGCGTCTCTCGCCGTTCCTGGCTGAGCACATGCCAAATCGGGGCACAGGCAGTGGGGAACCCAAGTCCAAGAACCCACTGCAGAGCTCTTCCCTCAGCAACTGCAACGGCGGCGGGGACCCCGTTCTGAAGGTCCTGGGTGCCGAGCAGGACCGCTGTGCCAAGGATCCCACTCGGCACGACGAGAACATGAGGCCTTCTGCGCACGCCCACGCTGAGCGGCTGAAGCGAggggagcccctcctgccctccgTGGGCGCTTTGCACGTCTCCTGTAGCTGCCCATCCCCGCACCCCTCGCAGACGGGGAAGATGACGCCGGCCACAACATTCCCTCCGCAGCCCGTCCATTCCAGCATGTACACCATCTTCCCGCCGGCcaaggagctggggagggagcacaAAGTCATCGCCCCCACCTTCGTGCCTTCGGTCGAAGCCTACGACGAGAGGAGCGGGCCCATCCAAATCGCCTCGCAGGCCCGAGACAACAAGGTGAAGGACAAAGACCTCGGCAAGGTGGGGGTGCTGCAGTCACCCACGGAGCGGTGCCTTGCGGATGCCTCCCGCACGCTCTTGTCCCAGGACTTTTCTTGTCACAGCGATGCCAAAAGGATGGAGGTTCTGAGAGAGAAGGGCTCGGTGATCAGGACGAACTCCATGGCACTGAAGAGACAGGTCACTTCAGAGCCCTTCCTCAACCGGCCGGGGCTGGGCTCTCCGGAGAGCAGGGAGTtcctggcctccaaggactTGCTGAAGCCGAGTCCGGAGGCAGAGCATCGCCCTTGCGAGCGGGAACGCTTCCAGCGATCCAGCTccaaagaagcagcaaaggTCTATGGCACTTTGGACTCCTCCCGGCAGCACCTGGACCACGGTCAGCTGAAACCACCGGAGCAGAAGTGGAAGCCCTTTGAGATGGGCAACTTTGCCACCACGCAGATGGCGGTGTTGGCTGCTCAGCACAACCACGTCACCCGGGTGGAGGAGGAAGCCAAGAAGGTCTACCTTGACCCCAGTGGCTTGCCACGGACCTCGGTGGTGGGCTCACGGGGCGCCGCCGACGTCCTGCACCCCACCTCGCACGGCGAAGGGTCGGCCATGCAGAGCCTCATCAAGTACAGTGGCAGCTTTGCCAAGGAGACCGCGTCCCGGCAGAGCTGCGGCAAGAAGAGCCCCTTCGGTGGTTTGGGCAACGTGAAGTTGGACTCTGCGCAGCTGGGAGCCTCCaaggtgcagcagctgctgctgcagcaaccAGCGAAGCAGCTAAAACGGGACCCTGAGAGACCTGAGAGTGCCAAATCCTTCGGCCGTGAGAGCATCGGCTCCCAGGGCGAGGTGGAGGTGAGGCACTTGCCTGTTGGCATCGCTGTGGCTGTGGCCCGGCAGAaggacaacagcagcagcagcagcagcaaactggGGCCCAGCTTGGCAGACCGAGATCGCTCGCTGTCTCTCAGCAGCATCAAAG GGCATGGACGCTCTGAAGATGACTGTGGGGATGAGAGGAGCCGCCACCGGGACAGCCACCTCCTGGCAGGGCGCTTGGAACGGGATCAGGAGAAGCTGCTCAG AGAAAGCAAGGAGCTGGCAGATTTTGCCCGGATCCACCCCTCCAGCTGCGCCACGAACGGTTTGAACTCCAACCTCATGGTGACGGGAGGCCCAGCCCTGGCGGGCTCCGGGCGCTGGTCTGCGGACCCGGCTTCACACTTGGCAGCCCACCCCTGGCTTCCCAGGACAGGGAGCCCCTCCATGTGGCTGGCTGGCCATCCCTATG GACTTGGTCACCCTTCCCTGCACCAGGGCATGACTCCAGGCttcccccctgccatggggggaGCTCTCCCTTCCGCCTACCAGTTTGCCAGAGACCCACAGTCGGGGCAGCTTGTTGTGATCCCCAGCGAGCACTTGCCACACTTTG agctgatggACCGGGCACCCCCACTGTGGCCTGCCATGTACCCCCCGACCAGGAGCTCCCTCCAGCACGCtcaccagctccagctcctctctcaTCAGCAGCTGCTGCGGCAGCACGAGCTGTAcatcctgcagcagcaagcGGCCCACGCCATGGAGCTGCAGAGGAGTGCCCAGCTCGTG GAGAGATTGAAGGCCAACGAGCAGCGTGTGGATATGGAAGAGAAGGTGACAAAGCGGAGCCTGGACAGTGCCAAATCAGGCCTTTCCTCCTCAGCCCCGGGACTGGTGCACCGAAAACCACCTGTGCTGTCTCCCAGCGCCTCCACGTCCTACAGCAAGGCTGTGAGTCcacctcccctctctcccaggGCCTCACCCGTGTCTGTGCTCAAAGCTGAGGTGATCCAAAAGATGGAGGAGCCACCTTCGCAGCCAGCCTACTCCTACCCCGCCACCCCCAGCTCCCATCCTTCCAGCCCGCCCCCCGCctctccaccccctgcccctgccatccCTCCAAAGGAAGAGGCACCTGAGACCGTGGACAAGAAAGACTTGGAGCTGGAAAAAGAGGCTGCTGGTCCATATCAGGCCTTGTTCCCAG AGATCCCCCCTGGATATCCATTCCagtccctgcctccctcctttGGAAGACATTATCCCTACCTCATCCAGCCTGCCCCAGCATCTGATGCGGATGGCCTGGCTCCTGACGTCCCGCTGCCTGCTGAAGGGTCTGAGCACATGGAGCTTTCCTCAGAGGTCAAGCCCATCCACCTGTCTCCGTCCAAAATCCTAGAGCCCatccaagcagcagcagaagaggaatCCTTGGAAGAGAGGGTGAAATCAGAGGTGCAGATGGAAGAAAGCCAAGAAGGCATCTGTGAGCAGGACATGGGGACTCTGAACATCACCACCTCCGCAGCCGTCCCAGTGCAGAATGTGGAAAATTGCAATCTCCTGTTACATCAAGGGGAAACCCTGGGTGCTATGGAGCAGGACCAGGAAGACCTCCAGAGCTGCTCACCTCCTTACCAGGTTGTGACCTGTCCTGCAGAAGCAGAGGCTGAGGCAGAGACCGGGAGTGGAGCAGAAACCTGTTCCATGCACATGGACTATGATGGTTTGCTTGTGCATGCAGAGAACGAGCCACCGGAGATGGACTTGACGACCCAGCGGGAGGAGGCCTCTGTAGCCATGGATCTGCAGAGCACCGATGTGCCCCGAGGGAGGGAGTTTCCCAGCCTGCCCCCtgaggagggggagcaggggccagagatcccttcctATACAGAAGAGGCAATCTCTTGCCAAATCCCAGATCTGGACATCAAGCCAGGTGACCCGCTGGCTGGGATGAATGCTTTGGTGGCTGCTACAGAAATGCCTCAGGCTTGTTCCTTGTTGACTACCACCGCTGTCACTCCATCCCAGATGAAGGTGGAGGTGTTAACTGACCAGACCCTGGAGCACTCCTTCCTGCAGGGGATCACTTTGCTGAGTGAAATTGCAGAGATGGAGCTGGAGAAACGGAAGCAAGAAATGCAAA GTCCAGAGAGTTTTCCTGTCCGGCCAACACTGGAGAGTTTGCTGGCTGCCAGCACCCACATGCTCATGGAAGTACTTTCCACCCCCTTTATGGAAAGTCTGAAAACCATCCGGCTGCCTCGAGAGCTGAATCCCAACAAAAAGTACAGCTGGATGCAGAAGAAAGATGAACCA ATGTACTCCATCAAATCGGCCATCGAGAACATGGACGCGATGGAGCTGGACTACAGGATGAGGCTGGCGGAGCTGCAGCGGCGCTACAAGGAGAAGCAGCGGGAGCTGGTGAAGCTGCAGCGCCGCAGGGACTCCGA ggaaaagcaTGACGAGAAAAGTAGAAGCTTGGCGAGAAGAGGCCCTGGAAGGCCCAGGAAGAGGAAACTTGGATCAAGCGCTCTGTCACCCAttaaggagagagggaagagtgACAGCAAGAGTGGAAA ACTGAGCAAGTCCTTGTTGCTCTCCGAAGACTCTGAGACTGGCGAGGGCATGAAGAAGAGGCACAAAGGGGCCCTCCCGGAGGAGGACGAGGATGTGGAGAGCAGCAGTGGCAAGATGAAAGGGAGGAACCAGAGCTGGGAAGAGCATGATGCGGCTCCCAGCTTCTCGAATGAG TTAAAGATCAAAAAGAAGAAGGTGCCATCAGATCAGGAGCAGCTGGCCAGCAAGCTTGACAAGGCCCTGTCACTCACCAAACAAGACAAGCTCAAATCCCCCTTCAAGTTTGCCGACAGCTCTGTAGGAAAGACAAAAACTAGTGGAGGTGGCAGTAGGTACCTCCCACCCCACGAGGCTCTGCCAagcaaggaggagaagaagagccTGGCCAAGAACCTGGGCCTGTCACTGAAAACCACCAAGGAAGGTAAAAACAAAGTGGCTGCCAAAATGAAGAAGATGGAGGTGGGGTTAAAAGTCAAAAATCAGCTCAAGGTTTCCCATTCACCAGCAATATCTGAAGTTAGCAGCTACTCCTATA ATACGGACTCAGAGGAGGAGGGATCCCTGAGGGATGAGTGGCCAGCGCAGCCCCCGTCCGCGCCCAAGCCGCGGCCGCCCGGTCTGTACAGCACAACGGCCAGGAAGGGTGGCCGGGCAGGCGGTGGCCCCAAGGCGGCCCCGCGCAGTGCGGCGACCGGGCGGCCGCTGAAGCCgaaggcggcggcggggcggaaGCAGCCCTTCTGCCTGCTGCTGAGGGAGGCCGAGGCGGGATCTTCCTTCAGCGACTCCTCGGAGGACTCGTTCGATCAAG ATTCGAGctcggaggaggaggaggacgacgacgaggaggaagaggaggaggcagaggactATGGCACGGACGGCACAGACAGGCTGTCGTCGCCTGCCCTCGATGAGAGTGGCCTGGGCCTTCTGGCCAGGTTTGCTGCCAGCGCCATGCCCAGCCCCATCGTGCCCCCTCCGCTTTCCATCATCCAGCTGGAGGCCAAGCAGAAGGcgaagaagaaggaggagcgGCAGAGCCTGATGG GGACAGAATTTGAGTACACAGACTCAGAGAGTGAGATCAAGATCAGGAAGAAGTCGCCTTCAGGTCTGCTGCGGGGAAAGAAGGGGCCACTGGACTCAAGCAGCATCCCGCCAAGCCAGGCCCCCAGCAACCTCGACTCTGGATCTGGGAGCGCTGACAAGGCCAAGCTCGGGTCTGAGAAAGGCCGCAAGTTGAAAAAATTCAAATCCCCCAAGGACTTGAGCTTTGAGTTTGGGCTGGAGGCCAGCGATGATGACCTGTGGAACCGGCGCCGGAGCGAGCGGATCTTCCTCCACGACGCCACCACGTCCTCGGCCATGCTGACGTCTGCGgcccctgccagctccaccCCTGTCTCCAAGCCTGGGCGCTGTGGCAAGGGGGCACCCATGAGCCCCAAAAAGGAGGGCagcaaggggaaggagagaaaggagctAAACAAG caacggaagaaggggaaagaaacaccctgctgctcctcttcctcatccatGTCTCCTCCTGGCATCCCTAGCTCCCCATCTGATGTTCGTGTCAGCCTGGCAAATGCCCTGGGCTccaccaagaagagcaaagCCAAGGTGAAAGCCAAGGAGGTGAAAAAAGAG AACCgagggaaaggaggagctgTCAGCAAGCTCATGGAGAGCATGGCAGCAGAGGAGGATTTTGAACCCAACCAAGACAGCAGCTTCTCAGAGGATGAGAACATCCCACTGAGCATGTTGGTCGAGCGACCACCCACACCAG CTCCTCGGTCCTGCATCATTGACAAGGATGAGCTGAAAGATGGTCTGCGTGTCCTCATCCCCATGGATGACAAGCTGCTCTATGCTGGGCATGTCAAGACGGTACATTCACCAGACAT ATACCGTGTGGTGGTGGAAGGTGAGAGGGGAAACCGTCCCCACATTTactgcctggagcagctcttgCAGGAAGCG ATAATCGATGTGAAACCCCCTTCAGTGCGGTTCCTGCCCGAGGGCACGAGGATTGCAGCCTACTGGAGCCAGCAGTACCGCTGCCTCTACCCAGGGACAGTTGTCCGAG GAACCCTAGATCTGGAGGAAGATGGTGATCTCATCACAGTAGAGTTTGATGACGGGGACACGGGACGCATCCCACTGTCTCACATTCGACTTCTCCCACCTGACTACAAGATCCAGT GTGCTGAGCCTTCCCCTGCCCTTTTGGTGCCCAGCACCAAGCGCCGTAGCCGTAAATCCAGCAAAGAcactggagaaggaaaagaaggagctGCACTGGGGTCAGAGGAGCCCGTGTCAAAGGGCAAAGGGCGAGGGAGAAAGCCAAGCGTCAAGGCAAAAGCTG AAGAGGCTGCCTTGCCTGAAGAGAAGGATCAGGGTGAGTCCTCACCTGTTACCTCCTCAGTCCCAGAGAAGCCAACCTGCTTGGGCAAGCCAAGCATGAAGGGATCAAGAAAATCGCAACCGCTGCCGACTGGAGGCTCTCCTGCTCCCACGGAGGAAAAGCGGTCAAAAGCCAGCAAAATGAAGATCTCCACTAAACTGCacagcccctcccagcccacTTATCAGCCTGCTGTGTTCGGCAGCATCCTTGGCACAGAACCCTACAGTGACCTCCCAGGAACACTGGCAGCCTTTGGCTCCAGTGAGGCTTCAGGGTCGAAAGCCAAGGCCAAGAAAGGGCGGCCCACAGAAGAGACACAGGAGTTTGGCACTGTGGTCAAGGCTCAGAGGAAGCATGACAGCGAAATCCTGATCAAGCTGGACCATGAGGGCGTGATGTCTCCAAAGACAAAGAAGATGAAGGAGGCGATGAGGATGCTGGAGGACTCAAACCTGGCCAGCCGCAGAGATGGGAAGAgtctcctggggctgggctaTTCCGCTGCAGTGAGTGTGGAGGGCAAGCAGAAATCTTCCCGAACCAAAGTGGCTGAGGGAGACCCTTCTCCTGCCAGCTTTGGAGGAAAGTTTGATGGCTCAGTGGAGAGCCTCACTGCCTCCAAGGACCAGGAAgaaaaggcagcagctccagcagcagtggAAGAGTCTGAGAGCAACAGCAGCGACAGCAGCTCGGAGtcagagggagaagaggaggctgataAGAACCGAGGGGAAGCCCAGGACAGCAGTTCAGCCAGCTCAAGAGCATCCAcccctctctcttcctccaattcttcctcctcttcctcttctagcagcagctcctcttcatcttcctcttcctcctcttcctccacctCATCGACCTCTTCTTCATCAAGttccagctcttcctcctcctccactacggacgaagattcctcctgcagctctgacGATGAAGTAGCCGAGGCCCAGCCGAGTTCCTCGGTGCAGCAAACGCTCCCGCCCAAGCAAACCAAGCAGGCGGGGAAATCCCGTGCGTCCTCCCACCCGCAGAGCCAGAAGCAGCCGGCGCAGCAGCCGGTGCCGCAGCCGGCGCCGCCGCAGAGCGGCAACAAGAGCAGGCCCAAGAAGCGCGAGGGCATCCACCTGCCCACCACCAAGGAGCTGGCCAAGCGCCAGCGCCTGCCGTCCGTGGAGAACAGGCCCAAGATCGCCGCTTTCCTCCCTGCACGGCAGCTGTGGAAGTGGTTCGGGAAACCCACGCAG AGACGTGGAATGAAAGGGAAGGCCAGGAAGCTGTTCTACAAGGCCATCGTCCGGGGCAAGGAGATAATCCGCATCGGAGACTGTGCGGTTTTCCTCTCCGCCGGCCGCCCCAACCTGCCCTACATTGGCCGGATCCAGAGCATGTGGGAGTCCTGGGGGAACAACATGGTGGTCCGGGTCAAATGGTTCTATCACCCAGAAGAAACCAACCCTGGGAAGAAACTCAATGAAGGCAAG